A genomic region of Desulfomonilaceae bacterium contains the following coding sequences:
- the mnmA gene encoding tRNA 2-thiouridine(34) synthase MnmA: MNIAVALSGGVDSACAALLLRDAGHSVTGLHMKLIDRDSDSWDQVRAVGDSIGIPVKLVDLSESFQKHVVDYFVSEYNSGRTPSPCPRCNRQIKMTLLAERALELGAERLSTGHYARIVSKDDRFALFKGSDSSRDQSYFLFMLTQKILSNLIFPLGGLTKVEVRRIAELRGLPVSSTEDSQELCFVPDNTYVKFLLEQGAEAKPGLIVDEDGNVIGKHPGIIFFTVGQRRGLGVCGPEPLYVLAINHERHEIVVGRKNRTLVSGIVVDQLSFVSGKTPDWNDSFTIKVRSTSREATCKIRDTGSGSLTISFDSPQSGVAPGQAAVLYKENEVVGGGWILSAVKF; this comes from the coding sequence ATGAACATAGCAGTCGCTCTCAGTGGAGGCGTTGACAGCGCTTGCGCTGCTTTATTGCTCCGAGACGCGGGGCACAGTGTGACTGGCTTGCACATGAAATTAATTGACCGAGATTCCGATTCATGGGATCAGGTCCGAGCCGTAGGGGACTCCATTGGTATCCCTGTTAAGTTGGTTGATCTGAGTGAGTCGTTTCAAAAACATGTGGTCGATTATTTTGTTTCAGAGTACAATTCCGGTCGCACACCCTCTCCGTGTCCTCGGTGTAACAGACAAATCAAAATGACTCTTCTAGCGGAACGAGCGCTTGAATTGGGCGCAGAGCGACTCTCCACAGGCCATTACGCCAGAATTGTCTCAAAAGATGACCGGTTCGCGCTTTTTAAAGGATCGGATAGTTCAAGGGATCAGTCCTACTTTTTGTTCATGCTGACTCAGAAAATACTGTCCAACTTGATTTTCCCCCTCGGTGGACTGACCAAAGTGGAGGTTCGAAGAATCGCCGAACTGAGGGGACTTCCCGTAAGTTCAACCGAAGATTCACAGGAGCTTTGTTTTGTTCCTGATAATACTTACGTCAAGTTCCTTTTGGAACAAGGCGCCGAGGCCAAACCTGGCCTAATTGTTGACGAGGACGGCAATGTCATTGGAAAACACCCGGGGATTATCTTCTTTACGGTCGGTCAGCGAAGAGGATTGGGGGTTTGCGGGCCTGAGCCTCTATATGTGCTCGCAATCAATCATGAAAGGCATGAGATTGTAGTAGGGAGGAAAAACCGGACACTGGTTTCAGGTATCGTAGTCGATCAGCTAAGTTTTGTATCCGGAAAGACTCCAGATTGGAATGATAGTTTCACAATAAAAGTGCGGTCGACTTCTAGAGAAGCGACGTGCAAAATTAGAGATACAGGCTCAGGTTCCTTAACAATTTCTTTCGACTCTCCGCAATCCGGGGTCGCGCCTGGTCAAGCAGCGGTTTTATATAAGGAAAATGAGGTGGTTGGAGGCGGCTGGATTTTGAGCGCAGTCAAGTTCTGA